The Theileria orientalis strain Shintoku DNA, chromosome 3, complete genome genome window below encodes:
- a CDS encoding uncharacterized protein (protein of unknown function DUF339 family protein) has translation MCILKSNVMLYSFSLADNLIKSINTSNFKYFNLVTKNNRNIKKIKTLETIKFLNKMFSDPKYTNVKYINHSREILNIKSVPSPRLIKEINIYKYKYNIEEGTDLKHNIHSSLTKYLSGGKIDKNDITRSSIIGRILNTYPIELRSILFNFANRYIYSMSSEELSDFAEFLATHSEDDNFKLLDYMLAKEDLPSELLQNSVLSKLFKFISHTHPLLENR, from the coding sequence atgtgtattttaaaatccaATGTTATGCTATATTCATTCAGTCTTGCCGACAATCTCataaaatcaattaataCATCtaatttcaaatatttcAACCTGGTTACTAAAAACAATAggaatattaaaaaaataaagacTCTAGAAACGATTAAATtcttaaataaaatgttttcTGATCCAAAATACactaatgtaaaatatataaatcacTCAAGGGAGatactaaatataaaatctGTACCAAGTCCAAGACTAATAAAAGAAatcaatatatacaaatataagtaTAATATAGAGGAAGGGACtgatttaaaacataatattcaCTCATCGCtaactaaatatttatctGGTGGTAAAATCGATAAAAATGACATAACGAGGTCATCGATTATAGGAAGAATACTTAATACATATCCAATAGAGCTAAGAAGTATACTTTTTAACTTTGCTAacagatatatatattcaatGAGCAGTGAAGAACTTTCTGATTTCGCTGAATTCCTGGCTACACATTCAGAAGATGATAACTTCAAATTACTGGACTACATGTTGGCAAAAGAAGATTTGCCTTCAGAACTGTTGCAAAACAGTGTTTTGTCAAAATTGTTTAAGTTTATTTCCCACACTCACCCATTATTGGAAAACAGATAA
- a CDS encoding bis-(5'-nucleosyl)-[tri-or tetra-] phosphatase, producing MSIRAAIPFELLKIPQTVEFFQFGPVKIFNSQVFAKSKLSYAFVNIKPFAPGHSLVSPLRVVNRYKDLTPEEIYDWSCLVQVVAESLEKMYKGTSCSIIVQDGPEAGQTIPHLHAHIIPRKKDDMEDPDSIYEKVDNNEGTLKTQEEMAELATETKKYVELVANSKAVGCMKDEN from the exons ATGTCTATTCGTGCTGCGATACCCTTTGAACTTTTGAAGATTCCTCAAACTGTTGAATTCTTCCAGTTTGGGCCTGTCAAGATATTCAACTCCCAAGTATTTGCAAAGTCTAAATTGAGCTATGcttttgtaaatataaaaccaTTTGCGCCTGGCCACTCATTGGTTTCACCCTTAAGAGTTGTGaat AGGTATAAGGATCTAACTCCTGAGGAGATCTACGATTGGTCTTGTTTGGTTCAGGTAGTAGCCGAATCTCTCGAGAAGATGTACAAGGGAACATCTTGTTCAATCATTGTTCAA GATGGACCTGAAGCCGGTCAGACGATTCCACACCTTCATGCTCATATTATACCGAGGAAGAAGGATGATATGGAGGACCCAGATTCCATTTACGAGAAGGTTGATAACAACGAAGGGACTCTGAA GACCCAGGAGGAAATGGCAGAACTTGCAACGGAAACCAAGAAGTATGTGGAACTGGTTGCCAACTCGAAAGCAGTTGGCTGTATGAAAGatgaaaattaa
- a CDS encoding ribonucleoside-diphosphate reductase large chain yields MDAQQNTNHAPSDNNYAQDLPEKMEGTQEQENVPFSPTTSFFNNMESKVMYVINRHGEKEDVSFDKILNRIRKLSLGLHALVDAPRVTQSVINGMYTGIRTSELDELAAQTCAYMAVTHPDYSRLAANITIDNLHKNTSSDFAEVVRTLFEYKHVYDSNASLISEDVYNFVMMHKDRFNAEIDYSRDFQYDYFGFKTLERSYLLKANGKIVERPQHMLMRVSAGIHCGDIERTLQTYHLMSQRYFTHATPTLFNSGTRHPQMSSCFLLDMQDDSLAGIFNTLSQCAFISKSAGGIGLSIHKIRASGSYIRGTNGISNGIVPMLKIFNATAKYVDQGGGKRKGSFAIYLEPWHADIFKLLDLRKNHGSEDLRARDLFYALWIPDLFMKRVEENKNWTLMCPDECRGLYEVWGEEFEKLYTHYEQQGMGKKTVPAQKLWFAILQSQIETGTPYMLYKDACNAKSNQQNLGTIKSSNLCCEIVQYTSKDEVAVCNLASVALPKFVDKEKKTFDFKKLYDICRVITYNLNQVIDRNYYPVREARVSNFKHRPMGVGVQGLADTFMLMRYPFESEEARELNRRIFETMYYACLSESIDLARQYGTYESYPGSPASKGLLQFDLWGAKVDNKYWDWDLLKQNLAKYGLRNSLLLAPMPTASTSQILGNNESFEPYTSNIYYRRVLCGEFFVVNPHLLNDLIELGLWNENMKQKLIAYNGSLKYIDEVPQHIKDLYKTVWEIKQKHIIDMAADRGVFIDQSQSLNIHMEQPTFSKLTSMHFYGWKKGLKTGVYYLRTQPATDAIKFTVDASVSQLAKNRAKGATVERAPGMMSDGTVSTTETVEEPVQQMTSMENSTVSEDMESTAPTCSLNPNPNEPCFMCSS; encoded by the coding sequence ATGGATGCACAACAAAACACTAACCACGCGCCCAGCGATAATAACTACGCTCAAGATCTGCCTGAAAAAATGGAAGGCACACAAGAGCAAGAAAATGTTCCCTTTTCACCGACGACGAGCTTCTTTAACAACATGGAATCCAAAGTCATGTACGTTATCAACAGACATGGCGAGAAGGAAGACGTCTCCTTTGATAAGATCCTGAATAGAATTAGGAAGTTATCACTGGGCCTGCACGCGTTAGTGGACGCCCCGAGAGTCACGCAGAGCGTTATCAACGGAATGTATACAGGAATTCGCACTTCTGAGCTCGACGAGCTTGCAGCACAGACGTGTGCATACATGGCAGTCACCCACCCGGACTACTCGCGGCTGGCGGCGAACATCACGATCGATAACCTGCACAAAAACACGTCCAGCGACTTCGCGGAGGTGGTGCGAACGCTGTTCGAGTACAAGCACGTGTACGACTCAAACGCCTCGCTCATAAGCGAGGACGTGTACAACTTCGTGATGATGCACAAGGACCGTTTTAACGCGGAAATAGACTACTCGAGAGACTTCCAGTACGACTACTTCGGGTTTAAGACGCTGGAGAGGtcgtacctgctgaaggCGAACGGGAAGATCGTGGAGCGCCCGCAGCACATGCTGATGCGAGTGTCGGCGGGAATCCACTGCGGCGATATCGAAAGGACGTTGCAGACGTACCACCTGATGAGCCAGAGGTATTTTACGCACGCGACGCCGACGCTGTTCAACTCGGGCACGAGACACCCGCAAATGTCGTCATGCTTCCTGCTGGACATGCAGGACGATTCGCTGGCAGGAATATTTAACACGCTCTCACAGTGCGCGTTTATTAGTAAGTCAGCAGGAGGAATTGGACTCTCGATCCATAAAATAAGAGCGTCAGGCTCTTACATCAGAGGCACGAACGGAATATCGAACGGTATCGTGCCAATGCTGAAGATCTTCAACGCAACAGCAAAGTACGTTGACCAGGGAGGAGGAAAGAGAAAGGGCTCGTTCGCAATATACCTGGAGCCGTGGCACGCAGATATATTCAAGCTTCTAGATCTCAGAAAAAACCACGGCTCGGAGGACCTTAGAGCACGAGACCTGTTCTACGCACTGTGGATACCGGACCTCTTCATGAAGAGAGTGgaggaaaacaaaaactgGACGCTTATGTGCCCGGACGAGTGCAGAGGACTGTACGAAGTCTGGGGAGAAGAGTTCGAAAAGCTGTACACACACTACGAACAGCAAGGAATGGGAAAGAAGACGGTGCCGGCGCAGAAGCTGTGGTTCGCAATACTGCAGTCGCAGATTGAGACGGGGACGCCGTATATGCTCTACAAGGACGCGTGCAACGCGAAGAGTAACCAGCAGAACCTGGGAACAATTAAGTCGAGTAACCTGTGCTGCGAAATCGTGCAGTACACGAGCAAAGATGAGGTGGCAGTGTGTAACCTGGCGTCAGTGGCACTGCCGAAGTTCGTGgacaaggagaagaagacgtTCGACTTCAAGAAGTTGTACGACATATGCAGGGTGATCACGTACAACCTGAACCAGGTGATCGACAGGAACTACTACCCAGTGCGAGAAGCACGCGTGTCGAACTTTAAGCACAGGCCGATGGGAGTGGGCGTGCAGGGGCTGGCGGACACGTTCATGCTGATGAGGTACCCGTTCGAGTCGGAGGAGGCGCGGGAGCTTAACAGGAGAATATTCGAAACGATGTACTACGCGTGTCTGTCCGAGAGCATTGACCTGGCGAGACAGTACGGAACCTACGAGTCATATCCAGGCTCGCCAGCCTCGAAGGGACTGCTGCAGTTCGACCTGTGGGGAGCGAAGGTGGACAACAAGTACTGGGACTGGGACCTGCTCAAGCAGAACCTGGCGAAGTACGGCCTGCGCAactcgctgctgctggcgCCGATGCCGACGGCGAGCACCTCGCAGATCCTGGGCAACAACGAGTCGTTCGAGCCTTACACGAGCAACATCTACTACAGGCGAGTGCTCTGCGGAGAGTTCTTCGTAGTTAACCCGCACCTGCTTAACGACCTGATAGAGCTGGGGCTGTGGAACGAGAACAtgaagcagaagctgatagCGTACAACGGCTCTCTCAAGTACATCGACGAGGTGCCGCAGCACATCAAGGACCTGTACAAAACAGTCTGGGAAATTAAGCAGAAGCACATCATCGACATGGCGGCGGACAGAGGAGTCTTCATTGACCAGTCGCAGTCGCTGAACATACACATGGAGCAGCCGACCTTCAGCAAACTGACGAGCATGCACTTCTACGGCTGGAAAAAGGGGCTGAAGACGGGAGTCTACTACCTGAGGACGCAGCCGGCGACGGACGCGATCAAGTTCACAGTCGACGCCTCAGTGTCGCAGCTGGCAAAAAACAGAGCGAAGGGAGCCACGGTGGAAAGAGCGCCGGGGATGATGAGCGACGGAACAGTGTCGACGACTGAGACGGTGGAGGAACCCGTGCAGCAGATGACGTCGATGGAAAACTCGACGGTGAGCGAGGACATGGAGAGCACTGCCCCGACGTGCAGCCTTAACCCGAACCCCAACGAGCCCTGCTTCATGTGCTCGTCGTAA
- a CDS encoding ATP-dependent Clp protease proteolytic subunit codes for MNNDIAYKSRPPDLPSLLLSERIVYIGYPIQQTVAHLVISQLLYLDYDSQEKPIKIYINSDNEHTKEEGLSTSEIDALNIVDVINYLKNDVITINLGKAYGPAAIILASGTPGKRYVLPRSYTLLRQSPATISFRQAEDIAIYSDEILKARKAIVNVLSKACNKETSEILERINRGDYMDSQIGAEMNRLFMIPRLVSRSDLSNWVARRSYAKNHRSGEFDRLLSRLERSIDHSRTDESVHKNVASIANEFLNNKHTFVEQSAFLSKIHKYEKLEEKFWNKYLGKLNERLAREEECEVVCEESVDELVAFSEIARVLISAGKSSVPLSRYFVKSVTSNIYNIIPREIRVFTRMLEYLVHAGSKNKLDPVVFELLEDNAWKIKPTNLISILYNLGKLGDRDEEVIRAFSRVLTNCLAKGILRPYDKTKLAKAYSLLNYEHITFFNQISKELTLIFKAMDYGNYFKKEEKGINYVQGVGLRGGKASGVMVEGLKYIQYYSNESDEVIEEPKRVEFEGTDEQLYSCGQMVFILDAMIYLRIHHLEPEFKNLISYALKHLYKSEVMEHFDVEQLRSAVSFLATCRKSIDDHLLENVTKRFVREYMDGNVTNAQLALFLKDLVKLTKIVVKRRNVRNRLLHTSTFVPPKWIHNQMYENADPMDPNSTRSTLEHLCYKICDNFKRFTIEDLTSCLRSVAYLGFKNEKFYSLFIPFLRQNLKSLSNVAVSNITQSFNRAGVKDKYFFYLLGKQHQDYLHSVEEKVYIKRIG; via the exons ATGAATAATGATATAGCATATAAATCGAGGCCTCCGGATCTACCATCGCTTCTTCTAAGTGAAAGGATTGTGTACATAGGATATCCAATACAACAAaca GTAGCACATCTAGTAATAAGTCAACTTTTGTATTTGGATTACGATTCGCAAGAGAAGccaattaaaat ATATATAAACTCGGATAATGAACACACAAAGGAGGAAGGATTGTCAACATCGGAAATAGACGCGTTGAACATAGTAGATGTTATAAA TTACCTGAAGAACGATGTAATAACGATAAACCTGGGAAAG GCGTACGGTCCAGCAGCAATAATATTGGCATCTGGAACACCGGGAAAGAGATACGTGCTTCCGAGATCATATACACTACTGAGGCAGTCTCCAGCGACGATATCGTTCAGGCAGGCGGAGGACATAGCAATATATTCAGACGAAATACTGAAGGCAAGGAAGGCAATAGTTAACGTGCTATCAAAAGCGTGCAACAAGGAAACGTCAGAAATATTGGAGAGAATAAATAGAGGAGATTACATGGATTCGCAG ATAGGAGCGGAGATGAATAGATTATTTATGATACCGAGACTAGTAAGCAGGTCAGACTTGTCTAATTGGGTGGCAAGAAGGAGTTACGCAAAGAATCATAGAAGTGGAGAATTCGACAGGCTGCTGAGTAGACTTGAAAGGTCAATCGACCATTCAAGAACAGACGAAAGTGTCCACAAGAACGTGGCGTCTATCGCAAATGAATTTctgaataataaacacacattcGTGGAACAGTCGGCGTTTTTATCGAAGATACACAAGTATGAGAAGCTGGAAGAAAAGTTTTGGAACAAGTACCTGGGTAAATTGAATGAAAGGTTGGCCCGTGAAGAAGAATGTGAAGTTGTATGCGAGGAGTCAGTAGATGAACTAGTGGCATTTTCGGAAATAGCAAGAGTGTTAATATCAGCAGGGAAGTCATCAGTGCCCTTATCGAGGTATTTCGTGAAATCAGTGAcctcaaatatatataacatcATACCGAGGGAAATAAGAGTATTCACGAg GATGTTGGAATATTTAGTACACGCTGgatcaaaaaataagttgGATCCAGTGGTTTTTGAGCTATTGGAGGACAATGCGTGGAAAATTAAGCCGACTAATTTAATAAGTATACTGTATAACCTTGGCAAATTGGGAGATAGAGATGAAGAAGTGATAAGAGCGTTCTCCAG AGTGTTGACTAACTGCTTAGCCAAAGGGATTCTGAGACCCTACGATAAGACGAAGCTGGCGAAGGCATATTCGTTGTTAAACTATGAGCACATAACATTCTTTAATCAAATTTCAAAGGAGCTCACACTCATATTTAAAGCAATGGACTATGGaaactattttaaaaaagaagagaaAGGGATAAATTATGTTCAAGGAGTAGGATTAAGAGGTGGAAAGGCGAGTGGAGTAATGGTTGAGGGGCTAAAgtatatacaatattacTCTAATGAATCAGATGAAGTGATTGAGGAGCCGAAGAGAGTGGAGTTTGAGGGAACAGATGAACAGCTGTATAGTTGCGGTCAAATGGTGTTTATCCTGGACGCAATGATATAC ttgAGAATACATCACCTGGAACcggaatttaaaaatttgataTCATATGCACTTAAGCATTTGTATAAGTCGGAAGTAATGGAGCACTTCGACGTGGAACAG TTGAGGTCTGCAGTGTCGTTTTTGGCAACGTGTAGGAAGAGCATAGACGATCACCTGCTGGAGAACGTAACGAAGAG GTTTGTGAGGGAATACATGGACGGGAACGTGACTAACGCACAATTGGCGCTGTTcctgaaggacctggtgaagCTGACAAAGATAGTGGTAAAGAGGAGGAACGTAAGAAATAGGCTGCTGCACACGTCGACGTTCGTGCCGCCGAAGTGGATCCACAATCAGATGTACGAAAACGCGGACCCGATGGACCCGAACTCGACGAGGTCGACACTTGAGCACCTGTGCTACAAGATATGCGACAACTTTAAAAG GTTTACCATCGAGGATCTGACGAGCTGTTTGCGCTCAGTGGCATATTTGGGCTtcaaaaatgaaaagttCTACAGCCTCTTCATACCGTTCTTACGACAGAACCTGAAATCGCTAAGCAACGTAGCAGTGTCAAACATAACACAG TCGTTCAACAGAGCAGGAGTAAAGGATAAATACTTCTTCTACCTGCTAGGGAAACAACATCAAGACTATTTACACAGCGTCGAGGAAAAGGTGTACATTAAGAGGATAGGATAG
- a CDS encoding uncharacterized protein (rubredoxin-type Fe(Cys)4 protein domain containing protein), with product MRPSLLFVSLLYLNTASAFRASSNQSKNHNTHSPCGINRNKPVNLFDSCDKSIAKCPVYNSLASKVSILNKKVKDLVPGGWYTAVTVPLATFAAYKWFTGRKSNGHVNANLHRYQCTGCGFVIFPAKNREEKFFSESFTCPNCGAPRSRFTEKH from the exons ATGAGGCCTTCCCTTTTGTTTGTTTCACTTTTATACTTAAATACAGCTTCTGCTTTCCGCGCTAGTTCAAATCAGAGCAAAAATCACAACACACATTCTCCCTGTGGCATCAACAGGAACAAGCCCGTCAACCTCTTCGATTCCTGCGACAAATCGATTGCCAAATGCCCCGTTTACAACTCCTTAGCCTCTAAGGTCTCGATTCTTAACAAGAAGGTCAAGGACTTGGTTCCTGGCGGCTGGTACACCGCAGTCACTGTGCCTCTCGCAACCTTCGCCGCTTACAAGT GGTTCACCGGTCGCAAGTCCAATGGCCACGTCAACGCCAACCTACACAGGTACCAGTGCACTGGTTGTGGCTTCGTAATTTTCCCAGCGAAGAACCGGGAGGAGAAGTTTTTTTCCGAG AGTTTCACTTGCCCCAACTGCGGGGCTCCGAGGTCCAGGTTCACTGAGAAACActag